Part of the Pirellulales bacterium genome, GCGTCCAGTCCTTGCTGGTGATGTCGCCCTAGCTAGTAGGCGGGGTGGGAACACACCGCAGACATCGATTGCTCACCTTAGAAGCCGCACCGACGGTGTGGGTACTTCTCGGTGCGCGCGCTGTTCCGCACAGCGTGGATTTGCTCGCTCATTCGTGGTGGCTGCAAGGAACCGCAGCCCACGATCGTAGCCGCCCCCACGAATCCGCGCTGTGAAGACGTCGCCTCGGATGCTGGCTCTCACTCCGGTTCGGCATCCGGGCGACGTTGTTTGGCGGGGAGAGCCGCGACTGTCAATCGATAATCGAAGCCAAAAAGCCATCAAACTGGAGGGACGCTAATGATCCGCAGCAATACCTTACAATTCATTTTCCGGGTGCTTGCTCTCATCGCGCCCATGCTCATGGGACCGCAGTCCGCGTCGGCCACGCCAATCACGATCGACACCGTGCCGGTGGGCAATCTCAACAATGTCGCCGATTGGACCGGCAGCGGCAGCGTCAGTTACTCCTACCGTATTGGCACCACCGAAGTCACCAATACCCAGTACGCCGCCTTTCTCAATGAGAAAGCCAAGAGCGACCCGCTGGCCCTTTACAACACGAATATGGGCAGCGATGCCCGCGGCGGGATCACCCGCAGCGGCGCGAGCGGTAGCTACACGTACACTACGAAGCCCAACATGGCCTACAAGCCGGTGAATTTTGTGAGTTGGTACGACTCGATTCGATTTGCCAACTGGCTCCACAACGGCCAAGGCTCGGGCGACACCGAAGCCGGCGCCTACACACTGCTGGGAGGCACACCCACGCCCTCGAACAGCGCGAGCATAGCCCGCAACCTGGGCGCCACTTGGTTCCTGACCAGCGAGAACGAGTGGTACAAGGCGGCCTACTATCAGCCGTTTGCGGAGGGGGGCGATGTGGACAATTACTGGCGCTATCCGACAGCAAGTAACAGCCTGCCCACGATTGCCGCGGCCGACCTCGTGGGCAATATCAGCAACCCGGGGGCCAAGGTGGCGAACTACGAGAATGGTGCAGATTGGAACGGCCAGAACGGCAACGTGACGACGGTCGGTAACGCCGGCCCGCTAAGCGAGAGTTTTTACGGCACGTCCGACCAAGGTGGCAATGTCTCGGAGTGGACCGAATCGTTGGCGCTAGGCGCGAGTCGGGTCTGGCGGGGCGGCTCGTTCAAATCTGTATACGCCTTCGGTGTGGAATTGGAGTCCACGTATCCCGTAGTGGCATCCCCGACGCTCGAGTTCAATTTCGTCGGGTTCCGCGTGGCAACCGTCCCTGAGCCAAGCTCGTTCGCGTTGGCCACTTTCGGCCTGATCTCGCTGATCGCCGTCGGTCTCAAGTGCCGCCAGCGTCGCACTGTCTGATCTGCTCGGGTTGTTGTAGCTCGAGTCTATTTCTTGCAGGGAGAATCGCTAATGACCCGGAAGATTGTGTGTCTGGTATGTTTCATTTTGAGTCCTATCGCGACAAAGGTATGCGCCGCGCCGT contains:
- a CDS encoding formylglycine-generating enzyme family protein; its protein translation is MIRSNTLQFIFRVLALIAPMLMGPQSASATPITIDTVPVGNLNNVADWTGSGSVSYSYRIGTTEVTNTQYAAFLNEKAKSDPLALYNTNMGSDARGGITRSGASGSYTYTTKPNMAYKPVNFVSWYDSIRFANWLHNGQGSGDTEAGAYTLLGGTPTPSNSASIARNLGATWFLTSENEWYKAAYYQPFAEGGDVDNYWRYPTASNSLPTIAAADLVGNISNPGAKVANYENGADWNGQNGNVTTVGNAGPLSESFYGTSDQGGNVSEWTESLALGASRVWRGGSFKSVYAFGVELESTYPVVASPTLEFNFVGFRVATVPEPSSFALATFGLISLIAVGLKCRQRRTV